The Streptomyces cynarae genome contains a region encoding:
- a CDS encoding DUF6510 family protein, protein MTAGTPADTAGIPPDAEGGYIDGNALAGPLAELFAVDLTAATSQCAHCSNTGPVARLHVYRQAPGLVARCQQCGQVMLRLVRAPETVWLDTSGITVLSIPVGAD, encoded by the coding sequence ATGACGGCAGGCACACCGGCAGACACCGCCGGTATCCCACCCGACGCAGAGGGCGGCTACATCGACGGCAACGCGCTGGCCGGCCCTCTGGCCGAACTCTTCGCGGTCGACCTGACAGCAGCGACCAGCCAGTGCGCGCACTGCAGCAATACAGGGCCCGTCGCACGCCTGCACGTATACCGCCAGGCACCGGGACTGGTAGCCCGCTGCCAGCAGTGTGGACAAGTAATGCTACGTCTGGTGCGCGCACCGGAGACGGTCTGGCTGGACACGAGCGGCATCACAGTACTGTCGATCCCCGTCGGCGCCGACTGA
- a CDS encoding RraA family protein, with the protein MREKLMEDDTLAQKAARLGCATLVDAMNRVHGHRAHIPAMSSPDPLRYLFGPAATISYLPYREDLAAEGPHDFRYYFYGALGNPPRAGQVLVLSSGGHADVSHGGGTKLARADGTGLAGVLADGRLRDFGQLRGYSFATWCRGEAVRWGGDTVMPYACAVAVEISGVCVSPGDYIYMDSAGGVVIPSASLRRVLAIAEDISAEEAEAAKGIRGEQAQPGE; encoded by the coding sequence TTGAGAGAGAAGCTGATGGAGGACGACACACTGGCTCAGAAGGCAGCCCGCCTGGGGTGCGCCACGCTCGTCGACGCCATGAACCGGGTCCACGGCCACCGAGCGCACATACCCGCCATGTCGAGCCCCGACCCTCTCCGGTATCTCTTCGGGCCGGCAGCCACCATCTCCTATCTCCCCTACCGCGAGGACCTGGCGGCAGAGGGCCCCCATGACTTCCGGTACTACTTCTACGGAGCACTCGGGAACCCGCCCAGGGCGGGCCAGGTGCTCGTGCTCTCCAGTGGAGGGCACGCCGACGTGTCCCATGGCGGGGGCACGAAGCTTGCCAGGGCAGACGGCACCGGGCTGGCCGGCGTCCTCGCCGACGGCCGGCTACGTGACTTCGGCCAGTTGCGTGGCTACAGCTTCGCTACCTGGTGCAGGGGGGAGGCGGTCCGATGGGGCGGCGACACGGTGATGCCGTACGCCTGCGCTGTGGCTGTTGAGATTTCCGGCGTGTGCGTGAGCCCCGGTGACTACATCTACATGGACAGCGCCGGTGGCGTCGTGATTCCCTCCGCCAGCCTGCGGCGGGTGCTTGCCATCGCCGAGGACATCTCAGCCGAGGAAGCGGAGGCCGCGAAGGGCATCAGAGGTGAACAGGCGCAGCCAGGCGAGTAG
- a CDS encoding ferredoxin reductase has translation MARTAVSRRLGDRLRWRVAEVTERRAESATAVTLVLEVPEWPGHLAGQHVDIRLTAEDGYSTQRSYSIASAPDGTRLELTVQRVVEGEVSPYLVDELMPGDQLELRGPVGGWFVWQPEQEEPVLLVAGGSGLVPLMCMIRSRRAAGSRVPFRVLYSLRSPAELLYGPEIRQGTPGVDLTHIYTREAPQQSARPPGRITPDDLARHGWPPDFAPTCYVCGPTAFVEKAAAYLVLLGHDPERVRTERFGGGED, from the coding sequence GTGGCAAGAACAGCGGTATCGAGGAGACTAGGCGACCGGCTCCGATGGAGGGTCGCCGAGGTGACAGAACGTCGCGCTGAGTCCGCGACGGCCGTCACACTGGTGCTGGAGGTGCCGGAATGGCCCGGCCATCTGGCAGGCCAGCATGTGGACATCCGGCTGACCGCGGAAGACGGTTACAGCACACAACGCAGTTACTCCATCGCTTCGGCCCCGGACGGAACGCGCCTGGAACTCACAGTGCAGCGCGTCGTTGAGGGCGAGGTCTCTCCCTACCTGGTCGACGAGCTCATGCCCGGCGACCAGCTGGAACTGCGGGGACCGGTCGGAGGCTGGTTCGTCTGGCAGCCGGAGCAGGAAGAACCGGTCCTGCTCGTGGCCGGAGGCTCCGGGCTGGTGCCGCTGATGTGCATGATCCGCTCGCGGCGTGCAGCCGGCAGCCGGGTTCCCTTCCGGGTGCTGTACTCCCTGCGATCGCCGGCCGAGCTGCTGTACGGGCCAGAAATCCGCCAAGGAACACCAGGGGTCGACCTCACACACATCTACACCCGGGAAGCGCCGCAGCAGTCCGCGCGACCCCCGGGCCGCATCACACCCGACGACCTGGCACGCCACGGATGGCCACCGGACTTCGCGCCCACCTGCTACGTCTGCGGACCCACGGCATTCGTCGAGAAGGCAGCTGCCTACCTGGTGCTCCTCGGACACGACCCCGAGCGAGTCCGCACAGAGCGCTTCGGCGGAGGAGAAGACTGA
- the msrB gene encoding peptide-methionine (R)-S-oxide reductase MsrB has protein sequence MPEYSKSPQRISQLTDQQYRVTQRDETEPPFSNAYWDNKAPGIYVDVVSGEPLFASIDKYDSRTGWPSFTRPLESGHVVERPDTSHGMVRVEVRSAQGDSHLGHLFPDGPSDHGGLRYCINSASLRFVPLEDLEQEGYGQYRSVFETTEEDAAESR, from the coding sequence ATGCCGGAGTACAGCAAGAGCCCACAGCGCATCTCACAGCTCACCGACCAGCAGTACCGTGTGACCCAGCGAGACGAGACGGAGCCCCCGTTCTCCAACGCCTACTGGGACAACAAGGCACCCGGTATCTACGTGGACGTCGTGTCCGGGGAGCCCCTCTTCGCCTCGATCGACAAGTACGACAGCAGGACCGGCTGGCCCAGCTTTACGAGGCCTCTGGAGTCCGGCCACGTCGTCGAGAGGCCCGATACCAGCCACGGCATGGTCCGCGTCGAAGTACGGTCGGCTCAAGGGGACAGCCACCTCGGGCACCTGTTCCCGGACGGGCCCAGCGACCACGGAGGACTGCGGTACTGCATCAACTCCGCCTCGCTGCGCTTCGTCCCCCTGGAGGATCTGGAGCAGGAGGGCTACGGCCAGTACCGGAGCGTCTTCGAGACGACGGAAGAGGACGCCGCCGAGAGCCGATGA